The following nucleotide sequence is from Scheffersomyces stipitis CBS 6054 chromosome 4, complete sequence.
AATTGGATAGTTTCTTTTTTAAATTTAGGGGGTTTAGTAGTCGTCCATTGGAATTGTGGAATTTACCTGTTAGCATATAAATATGGGTAGATCCCATCTGATCACTGAGTGGATGTCAATTGACCTTATTCTACACTCTCTACCTCAATTACATTGATAGTTAAGAACAAATAGCAAAATGGTTTTCGGATTCGGCAAGGACAAGGACGACGACGACAGATCGAACAGAAGAGACGATAACAACGACGACTCGTACGGATCTTCTAACAGAGGTAACAGCGACGATTCTTACGGTTCTTCCAACAAGGACTCTTCGTACGGATCTTCTGGTTTCGGTTCTTCCAACAGAGACAACGATGACTCCTACGGctcttccaagaaggatACCTTCGGCTCTTCTGACGACTCATACGGTTCTTCTAAAAGAGGTAACAATGATGATTCTTACGGTTCTTCCAACAAGGACTCTTCGTACGGATCTTCTGATTTCGGTTCTTCCAACAGAGGCAACGATGACTCCTACGGctcttccaagaaggacACCTTCGGctcttccaagaaggacACCTTCGGCTCTTCTGACGACTCATACGGTTCTTCTAACAGAGGTAACAATGATGATTCTTACGGTTCTTCTAACAGAGGTAGCAATGATGATTCTTACGGTTCTTCTAACAGAGACGACTCTTACGGTTCTTCTAACAGAGACGACTCTTACGGCTCTTCTAACCGTGACAACAGTGACAGATATTAAGCCCAGAGCATTAATTTCAGTCTACACTTCATTTCTATTTTGATACTTCTGATGTCTTGGACTTCAGTTTTTTAGTGCGTTATAATTTGTTAGTAAAGCTTAAAAATTCTAAATTTGCACTAGGATAGCAGTTCCATGCGGCTGTATTTGATGTATTTGATGTACTTGCACATCTGCCGAGTGAGTGGATTACTGCTACGTATCTTGAAGCCTTCGGCTCTTCCTCTCTTAAGTTGGGCAAGCATCATATGCTATATTTTAGTCTTCGACCTTTTTCTTAGATTTTGCTTTCATTTCGTAATATACAACGCGACTAGGATATGCCTATTTCTAAATCTCGTCTTTATCTATTCTACGAATCGTTACAATGATTCTACTGAGCagcttgttcttgttgaggAGGAGCTGAAGTATGGGTAGCAGGCTGAAGTTGTTGCAATGGAGCATACAAAACCTGAGTAACATACTTTCTTTTATACCTTACCACAGATGCCACAGCCAATGTGTTATGCTTGATACTAGTAGTTGCCAAATGATTTAACACCACATGGTTTGGAATTGGCAAGGCACCACCGTTATTATCTCTATCGGAGGAGTTGTAATTGTTTAAGATGACATTTTCCAAATGAGGAGGCAACTGTGGAGGGTGGAGCCAAGCTTGCTGTTGTCCATTGGACTTTGATTGCTTATCTATCGCAATGTAATACTGTTCCATAACCTTGGAGTCAGTGAAAATTGGAGGAATATCATTTATGAATTGATAATTCTTTTCGTTTGTTGcattatcttcatcgtGATATCGTGAATAGCCATTTCCCATATCATCGTCGTCATTGGTTAATCTCCACATGGAATCAGTTCTTCCAcgagaaacagaagactTACGACTGGATGCTTGAGAAGGCTGCTCATGCACATGCTGCAGCTCATCGACCGCCTCTTGGTCCTCGAGCAGTGATAAATGTTGCTGGATATGCTCGGGAGTCACTTCCACATAATTGACAAAGTTACCCATTTGATCAGTTGCAGTTGGCaagaaatctgaaaatcTGAGTTCATTGTCAATGACAAATCTAAAGCGATGAGTACCCACTGGGAGGCCCAAAGTGATAAGGAAGGAGTTATCTGGTTGCTTAGAGAGACCAATCATTTTTCTCCAGCCTGTGAAAGACCCTGTAACGTACACTTTCTCTCCACCTTGGACCCACTTTATGTCTACAGGAACCGTGATGTTCGGATCAGGTACTTGCTGGGGTTGCTGCTGGGGTAGCTGAGATGCCTGTTGTGAAAGCTGCGTTGAAGACTGGTCAACATTCATTTGGTCGCCGATGTCGTTGCTACTTAGAGGATCAGTGGAATTATTCTCCAACTCGCCGTTCTTTTTGTCTATGTTCATTTTATCCAAATCGATATCATCGGTTAAGAGTAACGTagactttcttcttggggGTTGTTCTGTTTCTCCGTTGGCGTGGTTGTTGGCATTGGATACATCCACCATGGATACATCCTTAGCACCAGAAGTGGAATCCGGCGCACTAAACATTCTGATAAATAGTCAATGTCAATAACCTTCGATATACTCCTATGCAAAAAAATACTGTAGAGAAAGCAAAACAAAATCTAGGATTGATCAGTATCGACAAAGGCAGAAAGGaccaacaataatagtTTCTGCTAGGATGTTATTTTGTAGCGGAATACTTCTAGGATAGATAGAAATTAATTTCTAGTTGATTTCAAAAGCCTTATATTGAGTAGGGCACCAAGCACAGAAGCCTTGTTGTTTTCAGGACACGAATGCTTGCGGACAAAATACGAAGGCGAATTCACTTCAAAAGTTGTAAACCGAACTGTAAAGTGAATGTATAGCGAGCTTGTTGCGATCTATATGGATGCTAGCAATCTAAAAATAAGAATGGAGTCAGAGAAACCACTTGAGAGAGAAGGTAGCCCCAACTTCCACTCGTTGAACGACCACGACAACCAAAGTTTACATGACATCAGGAAAAACTGAAATTGACTACCTGCATGCAGCTTCAAGGTCTTCAGGTCTTTCTGGAGCCGTTAACGTTTTTCATGGGGATTTAATTGACACGTGATCTATTACAGTATAAAGTGGTCCGAAAGTTAAATGCTGTTATGTGGTCACATGTTATACTGCACTTCCGAGCGAAGTCTAGATTTATCATCTGGGGCAGCGGTTTCCGATATCAACTAGAACTTTAGAAGGGCTCCTGGGGTCAAGATGATTAGCAATGTATGAATGAAGTTAAGAAACATATTATTACTATAATGAGGTGAATCTGTGAATTGAGCAGTGGTGTACCGATTTGAACTGTTGAACTAGGTCTTGTTTGGTCTCGAGTGGTTGAGATATAGCCTACATTGTAAATTGTCTGCGGTGATGATTTACTTGCCAGGCTTCTAATATATTAATGGCTTGTGGAGCACATCCTAGCCTAATCTGAAGTAAGAAACCACCTTCAAGCGAGGAGCTGTCTATTTCGTGTAGTTTTTGGTGTAGTTTCAGTGAAACCGTGAGGACAATATTTCACTTCTCTAGATTTATAGTGTCGATCGACTGACTAACTTAATACTTTATCACTCTGATACTACATTTGCTACTGCACTAGTGCTTTCCTTTACTCTGTGCTCTCCGTTTAAACGCGATGtatattcaacttctcgtCATACTATGGTACATTTAGATAAATTGCAGAAACCACTTTATTGGCAAATATGAAACCAATTGAAACGTACAAAACTATAGTCAACTAAGGGATATGTATCGTTTCTCCAGCGTCGCAAGCTTCTGGGCTCGTATAATCAACTTTCAATTCTAGTTGTTATAGTTTCTGACATTAGTTGAAATGGCATGGTagatcaaaatcaaaacgACTGAGGCAAAACCAAAAGCCAAGACgatgttgttcaattgcGTATCGGTAATCATTTTATATCTATGTGATTGCTTTGATGATGAATACGTGTGTCCTACTTTTTAAGAATCTTAGTACTTCTTAATTAATGCAACGAATCGGTTTTGTTCACAGTGGAAGACACGACTAGCATATAATTTCCGGTGTTTATAATCACGTGAATTAACCGTATTAAATATTATGCAGTTCGTGAAGTTAGATCTATGCCTTGGATAACAATCTATCCCAACTAGCCATAAAGAGCCAAATTAATAACTAATTTGTACATGACGAGGATGGTATTTTATGGAATGTAGGTTTATTACCTCGAGATCACCCTGACTAgacaaaattgaaattttgtcTCATTGCCATGACGCCCATGTCTACTCAAGTATATGAAAATACTGCAATCTCGCAGAATTTGAATCATGTGACCAGATGCCTCAACTAATACTTCTCTACTCTATTAGAGCAAATTGATTCAACTTCCAAATTCACGGAAGAAAGCTTATAGTTGACAATATCATGTTGAGACTC
It contains:
- the GAL83 gene encoding Glucose repression protein GAL83 (SPM1 protein) (Protein involved in Snf1 protein kinase complex assembly cAMP-activated protein kinase), which encodes NITVPVDIKWVQGGEKVYVTGSFTGWRKMIGLSKQPDNSFLITLGLPVGTHRFRFVIDNELRFSDFLPTATDQMGNFVNYVEVTPEHIQQHLSSLEDQEASSVSRGRTDSMWRLTNDDDDMGNGYSRYHDEDNATNEKNYQFINDIPPIFTDSKVMEQYYIAIDKQSKSNGQQQAWLHPPQLPPHLENVILNNYNSSDRDNNGGALPIPNHVVLNHLATTSIKHNTLAVASVVRYKRKYVTQVLYAPLQ
- the DDR48 gene encoding tress protein (DNA damage-responsive protein 48) (DDRP 48) (YP 75) (Flocculent specific protein); translated protein: MVFGFGKDKDDDDRSNRRDDNNDDSYGSSNRGNSDDSYGSSNKDSSYGSSGFGSSNRDNDDSYGSSKKDTFGSSDDSYGSSKRGNNDDSYGSSNKDSSYGSSDFGSSNRGNDDSYGSSKKDTFGSSKKDTFGSSDDSYGSSNRGNNDDSYGSSNRGSNDDSYGSSNRDDSYGSSNRDDSYGSSNRDNSDRY